One part of the Desulfonema ishimotonii genome encodes these proteins:
- a CDS encoding IS4 family transposase, translating into MSKAITVVERTKALLNGNSFKADHRCNPVFFSRNRVLTFRMLILLMLRKSLKSAQLVLNEFFDKMNTGVITVTPGAFTQARSKMLHTAFIELNRKAVVETIYEKDEYEKYRGYRLLGIDGSKVTLPNERDIRQFFGSVRIANQHESTRGEYPVGIASVLYDLLNNVAIDALPGHAKSYEVDLATAHLANYKKIKDLLIFDRNYPSYFFLAFLIHSGISFLGRCSRSSFKEAREMFGRQMIQSRTVTLKPHHTKRKQIGKAGLPMKIRVRFVSVLLETGEVGVLVTSLCDEKLWPTEIFKELYNTRWGVETFYGTLKERLNLENFTGKTVESVRQDFYSTVFISGIESVLTGEARKKLSDKDDKNEYHQLVNKAVSFNTIKNHVTDLFFGESDTEILLEKLTRLFMTNPVCERKNRKFPRKRRPRASLNYHKRFKKIVF; encoded by the coding sequence ATGTCAAAAGCGATAACAGTTGTTGAGAGGACAAAAGCATTGCTGAATGGTAATTCTTTCAAAGCGGATCATCGGTGCAATCCCGTTTTTTTCAGTCGGAACCGGGTACTGACATTCCGTATGCTCATACTTCTGATGCTTCGGAAAAGTCTGAAATCCGCACAACTGGTTCTGAATGAATTCTTTGACAAAATGAATACCGGTGTGATCACAGTGACACCGGGTGCTTTCACTCAGGCCCGGAGCAAAATGCTTCATACGGCTTTTATCGAATTAAATCGTAAAGCGGTTGTTGAAACAATTTATGAAAAAGATGAATATGAAAAATACCGGGGATACCGCCTCCTGGGCATTGACGGCTCCAAAGTGACTCTGCCGAACGAACGTGATATCAGACAGTTTTTCGGATCTGTCAGAATTGCCAATCAGCATGAAAGCACCCGGGGAGAATATCCGGTCGGAATAGCTTCCGTTCTTTACGATCTTTTGAATAATGTTGCGATTGATGCGCTGCCGGGTCATGCCAAATCATATGAAGTGGATTTGGCAACGGCACATTTGGCAAATTATAAAAAAATCAAAGATCTGCTTATTTTCGATAGGAATTATCCCTCATATTTTTTTCTGGCTTTTCTGATTCATTCCGGAATCAGTTTTTTGGGACGTTGTTCCCGAAGTTCTTTCAAAGAAGCCCGTGAGATGTTCGGCAGGCAAATGATTCAAAGCCGGACAGTGACATTGAAACCGCATCATACAAAAAGAAAACAGATCGGAAAAGCCGGACTTCCCATGAAAATCAGAGTGCGCTTTGTCAGTGTGTTGCTTGAAACCGGAGAGGTCGGGGTTCTTGTCACCTCCCTTTGCGATGAAAAACTCTGGCCCACGGAAATTTTCAAAGAACTTTACAATACCAGATGGGGAGTGGAAACATTTTACGGCACACTGAAAGAACGTCTTAATTTGGAAAATTTCACCGGTAAGACCGTTGAAAGTGTCAGGCAGGATTTTTATTCAACTGTTTTTATCAGCGGGATCGAATCCGTTCTGACCGGGGAAGCTCGGAAAAAACTTTCGGATAAAGATGACAAAAACGAATATCATCAGCTGGTTAACAAAGCTGTTTCATTCAATACGATAAAAAATCATGTCACAGATTTGTTTTTCGGAGAATCGGACACTGAAATCCTTTTGGAAAAACTTACGAGATTATTTATGACAAATCCCGTATGTGAAAGAAAGAACCGCAAATTCCCCAGAAAAAGACGACCAAGGGCCAGTCTGAACTATCATAAACGGTTTAAAAAAATAGTTTTCTGA
- a CDS encoding MFS transporter: MAVFMMMVGVGMVVARLPHRIIEITGSAGLVGYLSSTFAISYIILQLPVGRLSDRTGFKPLLMTGYLLCALAGILFYAFERADSIFIGRLVQGAGEVPVWALAPALLSVKYPLSKGKAMGIYNAVIHLGLTMGPVLGVMVAEICPGNQIFLLYAGTCLAGALVIGLTVENIRAGEKKTENEVFSKYMPGLVSNNRVLITFAGIVLYGAGYGIFLTVIPAFLICSKHFSPGYTGLYFSLFYIAVSVSQLIVGPLADKAGQRAFMSGGLVIAGAGIGIFSQLDVTACLAALTLASLGLGIFYLSSMAYLNGIVSSDLKGTISGAYYCFWGIGMFFGPLILGHLCDTLSPETGFCILSFAIIFEAVAIFLKHRG, translated from the coding sequence ATGGCTGTATTTATGATGATGGTCGGCGTCGGTATGGTTGTGGCCCGGCTTCCCCACAGAATTATAGAGATAACAGGTTCCGCAGGATTGGTGGGGTATCTGTCGTCAACTTTCGCAATTTCCTATATTATCCTGCAACTGCCGGTCGGCAGGCTTTCGGACCGGACCGGATTCAAGCCGCTTCTGATGACGGGCTATCTGCTCTGTGCATTGGCAGGCATTTTGTTTTACGCATTTGAACGGGCGGATTCCATTTTCATAGGAAGACTGGTTCAGGGGGCGGGTGAAGTCCCGGTGTGGGCCCTGGCCCCCGCATTGCTCTCCGTTAAATATCCGCTCTCCAAAGGAAAGGCGATGGGGATATATAACGCGGTAATTCACCTGGGACTGACAATGGGGCCGGTACTGGGGGTTATGGTGGCTGAAATTTGTCCCGGCAATCAGATTTTTCTTTTATACGCCGGTACGTGTTTGGCCGGTGCGCTGGTTATCGGCCTGACTGTGGAGAATATCAGGGCAGGGGAAAAAAAGACGGAAAATGAGGTTTTCTCAAAATATATGCCCGGACTCGTCAGCAATAACAGGGTGCTGATCACCTTTGCGGGAATTGTGCTTTATGGTGCCGGGTACGGAATTTTCCTGACGGTTATTCCCGCATTTTTAATCTGTTCAAAGCATTTCTCTCCGGGATATACTGGCCTCTATTTTTCTCTTTTTTATATCGCAGTCAGTGTATCCCAGCTCATTGTTGGCCCGTTGGCGGATAAAGCAGGGCAGCGGGCATTTATGAGTGGCGGTCTGGTGATCGCCGGTGCCGGAATCGGCATCTTTTCACAGCTCGACGTGACTGCGTGTCTGGCGGCATTGACACTGGCGAGCCTCGGTCTCGGCATATTCTATCTTTCCTCCATGGCATATTTGAACGGAATCGTCTCTTCGGATCTGAAGGGAACGATATCCGGGGCATACTACTGTTTCTGGGGAATCGGGATGTTCTTCGGCCCCCTGATACTGGGCCATCTCTGCGACACCCTTTCACCTGAAACCGGATTCTGTATCCTGTCTTTTGCAATAATATTTGAAGCGGTCGCTATTTTTCTGAAACACCGCGGATAA
- a CDS encoding ABC transporter ATP-binding protein has product MRTKLQLIFPKKPPRTREAVLEVRELAKIYRVNASYLTVLENVRFRAATGELVCILGPSGCGKSTLLKIISGFIPPSSGKVILNGRPVSRPAPDRCLVFQEDALFPWLTVAENIAFGLKGRMKNKKAVRQETDRFLSLVGLGPFRDYLPREISGGMKQRVALARVLILRPRVLLMDEPFGALDAHTRSEMQNLLLSLWKKLSHTILFVTHDVNEAVTLADRILVMDRGPGCIRTEIPVGLKRPRKREDDGFHQFCRRLYKELRTDR; this is encoded by the coding sequence GTGAGAACAAAGCTGCAACTTATTTTCCCGAAAAAGCCACCCCGGACCCGGGAGGCTGTCCTTGAAGTCCGGGAACTGGCCAAGATTTACCGGGTCAATGCGTCTTATCTGACAGTGCTTGAAAATGTGCGGTTCAGGGCCGCAACCGGGGAGCTGGTCTGTATTCTCGGCCCCAGCGGCTGCGGCAAGTCCACTCTTCTCAAAATCATCTCCGGTTTTATTCCCCCCAGCTCCGGCAAAGTGATTCTCAACGGGAGGCCGGTTTCCCGCCCCGCCCCGGACCGCTGCCTGGTGTTTCAGGAAGATGCCCTGTTTCCCTGGCTGACAGTGGCGGAAAACATTGCCTTCGGATTGAAAGGACGGATGAAGAATAAAAAGGCTGTCCGGCAGGAGACAGACCGTTTTCTCTCCCTGGTCGGCCTCGGGCCGTTCCGGGACTATCTGCCCCGCGAGATCTCCGGCGGCATGAAACAGCGGGTCGCCCTGGCCAGGGTGCTGATTCTCAGGCCCAGGGTGTTGCTCATGGACGAACCCTTCGGGGCACTCGACGCCCACACCCGCAGTGAGATGCAAAACCTCCTCCTCTCTCTCTGGAAAAAACTTTCCCACACCATCCTCTTTGTCACACATGACGTGAATGAAGCGGTCACTCTGGCGGATCGGATTTTGGTGATGGACAGGGGCCCGGGCTGTATTCGGACGGAGATCCCGGTCGGCCTGAAAAGACCCCGGAAACGTGAGGATGACGGGTTCCATCAGTTCTGCCGCCGACTCTATAAAGAACTCCGGACTGACAGGTGA
- a CDS encoding YitT family protein: MKNSLSVMRRPGIGTVRPEAGNFVLGSARTVIWNLFLIGVGSILVAIAINGVLIPHHFLSGGLAGVVLGINYMFPQIPVSVCYFALNIPIFIAGWKFVGKRFFWYSVIGMLALTAALEWVQITLPVHDNILAAILGGIIMGVGSGGMLQSRGSGGGLDIVSVVLLNRFSIGVGNTYLGANIIILTIATFMVSLDATLYTLIYMFVGSKVIDLVLTGLSRRKVLLIISPEWKKISREILRKVNRGVTHLQGQGGYTGREEKVLYTVVTMRELSRVKNVIRQIDPNAFVVINNTQEVMGQRIGNQPHW, from the coding sequence ATGAAAAACAGTTTATCTGTTATGAGGCGACCGGGCATCGGCACTGTTCGCCCGGAAGCTGGAAATTTTGTACTCGGATCGGCCCGGACGGTGATCTGGAATCTGTTTCTGATCGGTGTCGGAAGCATACTTGTGGCGATTGCCATAAACGGCGTACTGATTCCCCACCATTTTCTGAGTGGCGGGCTGGCAGGTGTGGTTCTGGGAATTAATTACATGTTTCCGCAGATACCTGTTTCTGTATGTTATTTTGCTCTGAATATCCCGATTTTCATCGCGGGATGGAAGTTCGTGGGCAAACGGTTTTTCTGGTACAGCGTTATCGGTATGCTGGCGCTGACGGCCGCGCTTGAGTGGGTGCAGATAACATTGCCGGTCCATGATAACATCCTTGCCGCCATTCTGGGCGGAATCATTATGGGCGTGGGCAGCGGGGGGATGTTGCAGTCCAGGGGATCGGGCGGCGGTCTGGATATTGTTTCGGTGGTTCTGCTGAACCGGTTTTCAATCGGGGTGGGGAACACCTATCTTGGCGCAAATATTATTATTCTTACCATTGCCACATTTATGGTGTCTCTGGACGCGACACTTTACACGCTGATTTACATGTTTGTCGGGTCCAAGGTGATTGATCTGGTGCTGACCGGCCTGAGCAGGCGGAAGGTGTTGCTGATCATTTCGCCGGAATGGAAAAAAATATCCAGGGAAATTCTGCGTAAGGTGAACCGGGGCGTAACGCACCTTCAGGGGCAGGGAGGCTATACCGGACGGGAGGAAAAGGTACTCTACACCGTTGTCACCATGCGCGAATTGTCACGGGTTAAGAATGTGATCCGCCAGATTGACCCGAACGCATTTGTGGTCATCAACAACACCCAGGAGGTCATGGGCCAGCGCATCGGCAACCAGCCGCACTGGTAG
- a CDS encoding PilZ domain-containing protein — protein MDERRNAKRLRLIEYLRVFEQKTDLFVGHLVDVSDSGLALVSPKPIKRGQVLHLRVEILADQVMLDARCMWCRKDVHLESYDSGFRFLAISPETRMKIRCLTDALRLSDVSGTTASDPAQ, from the coding sequence ATGGATGAACGGCGAAATGCAAAGCGTCTGAGGCTGATCGAATATCTGCGGGTTTTTGAGCAGAAGACGGACCTCTTTGTGGGGCATCTGGTCGATGTTTCTGACAGCGGTCTGGCCCTGGTCAGCCCCAAGCCGATAAAGCGGGGACAGGTGCTTCATCTCCGGGTAGAAATTCTGGCGGATCAGGTGATGCTTGACGCCCGGTGCATGTGGTGCAGAAAGGATGTACACTTGGAATCTTATGATTCCGGTTTCCGTTTTTTAGCCATATCTCCTGAAACCCGGATGAAAATCAGATGTCTGACGGATGCGCTGAGGCTCTCTGACGTATCGGGGACGACGGCCTCGGACCCGGCACAATAG
- a CDS encoding ABC transporter permease gives MPEHSHPAGGLNSALPWILPAFFMLVWITVSETGLVPTYLLPHPLEIGKAGYDYIFAQAGSGPYAGRFISDAKASLLRVSLGFSLAAILGIPAGILSGRVVYVRRLMGSGINALRAVPGICWLPLALVWFGIGIRTTVFLVALAAFFPIYLNASAGARQVNPLLLQAGAMMGVSRIRGTFAILIPGAMPHIITGLRLGLGISWAYLVLGELTGVSSGLGAVIMDARMLGRIDIIIVGIVSIAAMGRLSDQLLKISLRICFKSARRMA, from the coding sequence ATGCCCGAACATTCCCATCCGGCAGGCGGCCTGAACAGCGCGCTGCCCTGGATACTCCCGGCTTTTTTCATGCTGGTGTGGATCACGGTCAGCGAAACCGGGCTGGTTCCGACCTATCTGCTGCCCCATCCCCTGGAGATCGGCAAGGCCGGATACGACTATATCTTTGCCCAGGCCGGTTCCGGACCGTATGCCGGACGGTTCATCAGCGATGCAAAGGCCAGCCTGCTGCGGGTGAGCCTGGGATTTTCACTGGCCGCGATTCTGGGAATCCCCGCAGGCATCCTCTCCGGCCGCGTTGTATATGTGCGCAGGCTGATGGGGTCCGGCATCAACGCGCTGCGGGCCGTCCCCGGCATCTGCTGGCTGCCGCTGGCCCTGGTCTGGTTCGGCATCGGCATCAGAACCACCGTCTTTCTCGTGGCGCTGGCCGCCTTTTTTCCCATCTACCTGAACGCCTCAGCCGGTGCCCGGCAGGTGAACCCGCTGCTCCTTCAGGCCGGGGCCATGATGGGGGTAAGCCGGATACGGGGGACTTTTGCCATTCTCATTCCCGGTGCCATGCCCCACATCATCACCGGCCTGCGCCTGGGACTGGGCATTTCCTGGGCCTATCTCGTACTCGGCGAGCTGACCGGTGTGTCCAGCGGACTGGGGGCTGTCATTATGGACGCCCGGATGCTGGGCCGCATTGATATCATTATCGTGGGGATCGTCAGTATCGCAGCGATGGGCCGACTCAGTGATCAGTTGCTCAAGATTTCACTGCGGATCTGTTTCAAAAGCGCACGGAGAATGGCGTGA
- the glnH gene encoding glutamine ABC transporter substrate-binding protein GlnH encodes MQKMGKLMLLVSLAVLMVSGVALAKPLVVGCDTNFMPFEFKKDGKYVGFDIDLWDAIAKDLGLEYTLQPMDFNGLIPALQTGNVDVAIAGMTVKSKREEVVDFAYPYYDAGLTLMVRADETRISGVEDLKDKVVATKLGTTSVDFLKKYPTKEVKLFPNIDAAYMELGTGGADAVIFDSPAILYYIRTRETATVKTVGPLYQGQSYGFAFPQGSPLREKVSISLLKLMESGAYNQIYKKWFGTEPK; translated from the coding sequence ATGCAAAAAATGGGAAAACTGATGCTGCTGGTGTCACTGGCCGTTCTGATGGTTTCCGGTGTTGCCCTAGCCAAACCCCTGGTCGTGGGATGTGATACCAACTTCATGCCCTTTGAGTTTAAGAAAGATGGAAAGTATGTCGGATTCGATATTGATTTGTGGGATGCCATCGCCAAAGATCTGGGGCTGGAGTACACATTGCAGCCTATGGATTTTAACGGCCTGATCCCCGCATTGCAAACCGGCAATGTCGATGTGGCCATCGCGGGCATGACGGTGAAATCCAAACGGGAAGAAGTGGTTGATTTTGCATATCCTTACTACGATGCGGGCCTGACCCTGATGGTTCGGGCGGATGAGACCCGGATCAGCGGGGTTGAAGACCTGAAAGACAAGGTCGTCGCCACCAAACTGGGGACAACCAGTGTCGATTTCCTGAAAAAATATCCGACAAAAGAGGTCAAACTCTTCCCCAACATTGACGCCGCGTATATGGAACTGGGTACGGGCGGCGCAGATGCCGTGATTTTTGACTCCCCGGCCATCCTTTACTACATCAGAACCAGGGAAACCGCAACGGTCAAGACCGTCGGACCACTGTATCAGGGCCAGTCTTACGGCTTTGCATTTCCCCAGGGAAGTCCGCTGAGAGAAAAGGTGAGCATCTCCCTTCTGAAGCTTATGGAAAGCGGGGCATATAATCAGATCTACAAGAAATGGTTCGGTACAGAGCCGAAATAG
- a CDS encoding VWA domain-containing protein encodes MPRMMPKDDNMQVTQIPGPGTFQFSAVRPENLGATEYTLVTIVVDETSSVISFADDLLKTVKSILEACQKNPRAENLMVRLMSFNDKQTEIHGFKPLSAIRISDYLPFRPSGMTALYDATYGAVGATLTYAKLLTDQDFEVNGAIYVITDGMDNMSGVTPAMIADKVADAKNDDAIESMITVLVGLREPGTGNNGVGQYLQQFQQDAKLTRYVDVGDATSGQLARLAQFVSHSISSQSQALGTGVMSQPLTF; translated from the coding sequence ATGCCCAGAATGATGCCCAAAGACGACAATATGCAAGTGACTCAGATTCCTGGTCCCGGCACCTTCCAGTTTTCGGCTGTCCGGCCTGAAAACCTGGGGGCCACCGAGTATACCCTCGTGACCATCGTGGTGGATGAGACCAGCAGCGTGATCAGTTTTGCCGATGATCTGCTGAAAACCGTCAAATCAATCCTTGAGGCGTGCCAAAAAAATCCCAGGGCGGAAAACCTCATGGTCCGGCTGATGAGCTTTAATGACAAACAGACTGAGATTCACGGATTCAAACCGCTTTCGGCCATCCGCATCAGCGATTACTTACCGTTCCGGCCTTCGGGAATGACGGCCCTTTACGACGCCACCTACGGGGCTGTGGGGGCCACGCTGACCTATGCAAAGCTTCTGACAGACCAGGATTTTGAGGTCAACGGCGCGATTTATGTCATCACCGACGGCATGGACAACATGTCCGGGGTGACGCCCGCCATGATCGCGGATAAGGTCGCGGATGCGAAAAACGACGATGCCATCGAATCCATGATCACGGTGCTGGTGGGACTCCGGGAGCCGGGAACCGGAAACAACGGCGTGGGCCAGTATCTGCAACAGTTTCAGCAGGACGCGAAACTGACCCGGTATGTGGATGTGGGGGACGCGACCTCCGGCCAGCTTGCCAGACTCGCGCAGTTTGTCAGCCACAGCATCAGCAGCCAGAGCCAGGCCCTGGGGACCGGTGTCATGTCCCAGCCCCTCACGTTCTGA
- a CDS encoding ABC transporter permease subunit (The N-terminal region of this protein, as described by TIGR01726, is a three transmembrane segment that identifies a subfamily of ABC transporter permease subunits, which specificities that include histidine, arginine, glutamine, glutamate, L-cystine (sic), the opines (in Agrobacterium) octopine and nopaline, etc.) codes for MVNFQFKYSVIYESVPALLVGAKLTILITFFGLVIGFLLGAVFGLFKSARSIWLNRLAGLYIESIRGTPLMVQVMFLYFGLPLALGMRVPPLAAGITAIALNSGAYIAEIVRGAVESIDKGQTEAGRSIGMSQFQALFYVIWPQAFKRMIPPLGNQFIISLKDTSLLVVIGVGELTRQGQEIIAMNFRSFEVWLTVAFIYLVMTMSISKVLNITEKKLSI; via the coding sequence ATGGTTAATTTTCAATTCAAATACAGTGTGATATATGAGTCCGTACCCGCATTGCTGGTCGGCGCGAAGCTGACCATTCTGATCACTTTTTTCGGTCTGGTGATCGGATTTCTTCTGGGAGCCGTATTCGGACTTTTCAAAAGCGCCCGGAGTATCTGGCTGAACAGGCTGGCAGGTCTGTATATCGAAAGCATCCGGGGAACGCCGCTCATGGTTCAGGTCATGTTTCTCTATTTCGGACTTCCCCTGGCCCTGGGGATGAGAGTCCCGCCGCTGGCAGCAGGCATTACCGCCATTGCGCTCAATTCCGGGGCCTATATTGCCGAAATTGTCCGTGGCGCCGTCGAATCCATTGACAAGGGACAGACAGAGGCCGGACGCTCCATCGGGATGAGCCAGTTTCAGGCGCTGTTTTATGTTATCTGGCCCCAGGCCTTCAAACGGATGATACCGCCGCTGGGCAACCAGTTCATTATCAGCCTAAAGGACACCTCCCTGCTGGTCGTTATCGGGGTTGGCGAACTGACCCGGCAGGGGCAGGAGATCATCGCCATGAATTTCCGTTCCTTTGAGGTGTGGCTGACGGTGGCATTCATCTATCTTGTTATGACCATGAGCATTTCCAAGGTTTTGAACATCACCGAAAAGAAATTAAGTATCTGA
- the fumC gene encoding class II fumarate hydratase — MATRIETDSMGRVEVQTDKYWGAQTQRSLQNFRIGEERMSREVIRALGILKKACAQANMALGVLDKTSGDFIVRAAEEVMSGRLDAHFPLVVWQTGSGTQTNMNANEVIANRAIDMAGGKLGSKAPVHPNDHVNMSQSSNDTFPTVMHIASAEAICHQLIPALKHLKSALDKKVAEFRDIVKVGRTHLQDATPLTLGQEFSGYARQTALGVERAEGCLKNLCRLAIGGTAVGTGLNAPAGYDVLAAEKIAEITGLPFETADNKFEGLAAHDAIVETSGVTRTIAASLMKIANDIRWLGSGPRCGIGELILPANEPGSSIMPGKVNPTQCEALTMVVARVMGNDVTVGFAGSQGNFELNVFKPVMLYSLLQSVRLLSDAVRSFTDNLVVGIQADRERIDALLRNSLMLVTALSPRIGYDKAAHVAHEAHKTGASLRETALRLGYITEAEFDAIISEQLSVSSYQR; from the coding sequence ATGGCGACCAGAATTGAAACGGATTCAATGGGGCGTGTTGAGGTGCAGACTGACAAATACTGGGGCGCGCAGACCCAGCGGTCGTTGCAGAACTTCAGGATCGGTGAGGAAAGGATGTCGCGGGAGGTGATCCGGGCATTGGGAATATTGAAAAAGGCATGTGCGCAGGCGAACATGGCACTGGGCGTTCTTGATAAAACAAGCGGCGATTTTATCGTCAGAGCTGCCGAAGAGGTCATGTCCGGCAGACTGGACGCTCATTTCCCCCTCGTGGTCTGGCAGACCGGCAGCGGAACCCAGACCAACATGAACGCCAACGAGGTCATTGCCAACCGGGCCATTGACATGGCGGGCGGGAAACTGGGAAGCAAAGCCCCGGTGCATCCCAACGACCATGTGAACATGTCCCAGTCTTCCAACGACACCTTTCCCACCGTCATGCACATTGCTTCGGCAGAGGCGATTTGCCACCAACTGATTCCGGCCCTGAAGCACCTTAAATCCGCTTTGGACAAAAAAGTCGCTGAATTCAGAGATATTGTCAAGGTCGGCAGAACCCATCTTCAGGATGCCACACCGCTGACGCTGGGGCAGGAATTTTCAGGATATGCCAGACAGACGGCCCTGGGCGTTGAGCGGGCAGAGGGGTGTCTGAAAAATCTCTGCCGCCTTGCCATCGGCGGAACCGCTGTGGGGACCGGGCTGAACGCACCGGCAGGCTACGACGTGCTGGCGGCTGAAAAAATCGCGGAGATCACCGGCCTGCCCTTTGAGACGGCGGATAATAAATTCGAGGGACTGGCGGCCCATGACGCCATTGTGGAGACGAGCGGCGTGACCCGGACCATTGCCGCAAGCCTGATGAAGATCGCCAACGATATCCGGTGGCTGGGCAGCGGTCCCCGGTGCGGTATCGGTGAGCTGATCCTCCCGGCCAACGAGCCGGGCAGCTCCATTATGCCGGGAAAGGTCAACCCGACCCAGTGCGAGGCCCTGACAATGGTGGTGGCCCGCGTCATGGGCAACGATGTCACCGTGGGGTTCGCAGGCTCACAGGGCAATTTCGAGCTGAACGTCTTCAAGCCGGTCATGCTCTACAGTCTGCTCCAGTCGGTCCGGCTGCTCTCGGACGCGGTGCGGAGCTTCACGGACAACCTCGTGGTCGGGATTCAGGCAGACCGGGAGCGAATCGACGCATTGCTGCGGAATTCGCTCATGCTGGTCACGGCCCTGAGTCCCCGCATCGGCTACGACAAAGCCGCCCATGTTGCCCATGAGGCCCACAAAACCGGGGCCTCACTCAGAGAAACCGCCCTCAGACTCGGCTACATCACCGAAGCGGAGTTTGACGCAATTATCAGTGAGCAGTTATCAGTGAGCAGTTATCAACGGTAG